One segment of Pseudodesulfovibrio sp. 5S69 DNA contains the following:
- a CDS encoding pyridoxal phosphate-dependent aminotransferase, which produces MRISERLARIKPSATLAVNTKAQELQAQGREIVSLAVGQPDFCTPVNVCEAAKAALDDGFTRYTAVPGIPELREAVAGYYGRFYGAQAGAANAIVCNGGKQVLYNLLMALVNPGDEVLIPVPYWVSYPAMVQLADGVSVYVPTTADDGYLVTLEGLEAARTDKTKVLILNSPSNPTGCCYTQVQMEAIAEWARKNDIFIISDEVYDRLVYPPFEPVSLAKTWELYPETLAIVGALSKSFCMTGWRVGYALAHEDLVKAMTKIQGQSTSNINSITQRAAVAALTGPWDIVDEMKQAFVRRRDLAYDIITGWGAACPKPDGAFYLFPVLDKFYTDDAPDSASMCTKILEEAGVALVPGSAFGDDKCIRFSYAVDDEVLKSALAKVGSVLLGK; this is translated from the coding sequence ACTTTGGCGGTGAACACCAAGGCGCAGGAGCTGCAGGCCCAGGGGCGCGAGATCGTCAGCCTGGCCGTGGGCCAGCCCGATTTCTGCACCCCGGTCAACGTCTGCGAGGCGGCCAAGGCCGCCCTGGACGACGGCTTCACCCGGTACACCGCCGTGCCCGGCATCCCCGAGCTGCGCGAGGCCGTGGCCGGGTACTACGGCCGGTTCTACGGCGCCCAGGCCGGGGCGGCCAACGCTATCGTCTGCAACGGCGGCAAGCAGGTCCTGTACAACCTGCTCATGGCCCTGGTGAACCCCGGCGACGAGGTGCTCATCCCGGTTCCGTACTGGGTCAGCTACCCGGCCATGGTCCAGTTGGCCGACGGCGTGTCCGTGTACGTGCCCACCACCGCCGACGACGGCTACCTGGTCACCCTGGAAGGGCTGGAAGCCGCCCGCACCGACAAGACCAAGGTGCTCATCCTCAACTCGCCGTCCAACCCCACGGGCTGTTGCTACACCCAGGTCCAGATGGAAGCCATCGCCGAATGGGCCCGCAAAAACGACATTTTCATCATCTCGGACGAGGTCTACGACCGGCTGGTCTATCCCCCGTTCGAGCCCGTCTCACTGGCCAAGACCTGGGAGTTGTACCCCGAGACCCTGGCCATCGTGGGCGCGCTGTCCAAGTCGTTCTGCATGACCGGCTGGCGCGTGGGCTACGCCCTGGCCCACGAGGACCTGGTCAAGGCCATGACCAAAATCCAGGGCCAATCCACCTCCAACATCAACTCCATCACCCAGCGCGCGGCCGTGGCCGCACTGACCGGCCCGTGGGACATCGTGGACGAGATGAAGCAGGCCTTTGTCCGCCGCCGCGACCTCGCCTATGACATCATCACCGGCTGGGGCGCGGCCTGCCCCAAGCCCGACGGGGCGTTCTACCTCTTCCCGGTGCTGGACAAGTTCTACACCGACGACGCCCCGGATTCGGCGTCCATGTGCACCAAGATCCTCGAAGAGGCCGGGGTCGCCCTGGTGCCGGGGTCCGCGTTCGGCGACGACAAGTGTATCCGCTTCTCGTACGCCGTCGATGATGAGGTCTTGAAGTCGGCGCTGGCCAAGGTGGGCTCGGTGCTGCTCGGGAAATAG
- a CDS encoding carboxymuconolactone decarboxylase family protein produces MPEPAEKATELFRQMNKNRRNVFKAYQGFTAAIKQGSAIEDKYQSLILIACSILSQCDMCISLHVQNAVTCGATKDEIIDAGLLAVAMGGSPKMMYMRYVYEELDKLYE; encoded by the coding sequence ATGCCGGAACCCGCTGAAAAAGCGACCGAACTCTTCCGCCAGATGAACAAGAACCGCCGCAACGTCTTCAAGGCGTATCAGGGGTTCACCGCGGCCATCAAACAAGGCAGCGCCATCGAGGACAAGTACCAGTCCCTGATCCTGATCGCCTGTTCCATCCTGTCCCAGTGCGACATGTGCATCTCGCTCCACGTGCAGAACGCCGTGACCTGCGGTGCGACCAAGGACGAGATCATCGACGCGGGGTTGCTGGCGGTAGCCATGGGCGGCTCCCCCAAGATGATGTACATGCGCTACGTCTACGAAGAGCTCGACAAGCTGTACGAATAG
- a CDS encoding ABC transporter transmembrane domain-containing protein: MPHPNEQKRITKTSLYSWVLYKSLPLQLIVVGIIVITVAMRVIPLEMQKRIINQAIGMKDVSALWRYSALYIGSVTLAGVLKFVINLMQVHIGERALKYIRERLYEHLLSLPVQFYRRTSPGNVISYLITEFIPVATFVGQAVAVPAVNVLTFLAMAGYMINLNPTIGLISISIYPIELFILPRIQKYFRRANRRRIKHTQALSGLVGEAISGVHEVHSNASIPLEKQRFSRVLDKLYKATVLQNGIKFGIKFVNNFFMSLGPFVLFLIGGWYAIQGRFDVGAIVAFLSAYEKLYDPWKELMEFWQVYQDSSVRYKQIMRAFDHAPEFKQVTEGRDPYHLDNDLEIHDLSFVVGGNVRLLDGISLKIKGGEHVALVGFSGSGKSTLALCVAQLYKYTGGSILLGGREVSELTKQDISYNLGMVAQHPFIFDGTVKENLLYSCRSLAMQGGHCPGGDEPSLDDLIKITQQVGLFTDVLAFALRSRLDPEADNQTLKEAILASRKEFQEGEAGMYADVAEYIEFFDMESYSQYMTVAENIAFGAANMEPFDQEHLHVHPEFQTFLENHGLSAHLTVLGETLARVVTDELGPEPSHEDFRNSPIPEAEYGDYQKVANRLDSGEPLSEQEQGLIIKLAMGYIPGIHKQVILDKGFANRVVRSRQDFMDLVTERYPDAFTFFTHDKYIDALNIQDNILFGRVRTDAQGAEEELNHRIMQALIMQGALEPVVEMGMNFQVGSMGDRLSGGQRQKVALARTFLKVPPVLILDEATAALDNKSQARVQNILTTNWKGKSTVLAVIHRLDMLPYYDKVVVLKAGRIVEQGEYQELLDSKGALYTLVHGKED; this comes from the coding sequence ATGCCGCACCCGAACGAACAAAAACGCATCACCAAGACCTCGCTCTATTCCTGGGTCCTGTACAAGAGCCTGCCGCTGCAGTTGATCGTGGTGGGCATCATCGTGATCACCGTGGCCATGCGCGTGATCCCGCTGGAGATGCAAAAACGGATCATCAACCAGGCCATCGGCATGAAGGATGTCTCGGCCCTGTGGCGCTACAGCGCCCTGTACATCGGGTCCGTGACCCTGGCCGGGGTGCTCAAGTTCGTCATCAACCTGATGCAGGTGCACATCGGGGAGCGGGCCCTCAAGTACATCCGCGAGCGGCTATACGAGCATCTGCTCTCCCTGCCCGTGCAGTTCTACCGCCGCACCTCGCCCGGCAACGTCATCTCCTACCTGATCACCGAGTTCATTCCGGTAGCCACGTTCGTCGGCCAGGCCGTGGCCGTGCCCGCGGTCAACGTCCTGACCTTCCTGGCCATGGCCGGATACATGATCAACCTCAACCCGACCATCGGGCTGATCTCCATCTCCATCTATCCTATAGAACTCTTCATCCTGCCGCGCATCCAGAAATATTTCCGCCGGGCCAACCGCCGCCGCATCAAGCACACCCAGGCGCTTTCCGGGTTGGTGGGCGAGGCCATCTCCGGCGTGCACGAAGTCCACTCGAACGCTTCCATCCCACTGGAAAAGCAACGATTTTCCAGGGTGCTGGACAAGCTTTACAAGGCCACGGTGCTGCAGAACGGCATCAAGTTCGGCATCAAGTTCGTGAACAACTTCTTCATGAGCCTGGGACCGTTCGTGCTCTTCCTCATCGGCGGCTGGTACGCCATCCAGGGCCGGTTCGACGTGGGCGCCATCGTGGCCTTCCTGTCCGCCTACGAAAAGCTCTACGACCCGTGGAAAGAGCTCATGGAGTTCTGGCAGGTCTACCAGGACAGCTCCGTGCGCTACAAGCAGATCATGCGCGCCTTCGACCACGCGCCCGAGTTCAAGCAAGTCACCGAGGGGCGCGACCCCTACCACCTGGACAACGACCTGGAGATCCACGACCTGTCCTTCGTGGTCGGCGGCAACGTCCGGCTGCTGGACGGCATCTCCCTGAAGATCAAGGGCGGCGAACACGTGGCCCTGGTCGGCTTCTCCGGGTCGGGCAAATCCACCTTGGCCCTGTGCGTGGCCCAGCTCTACAAGTACACGGGCGGCAGCATCCTGCTCGGCGGCCGCGAGGTCTCGGAACTGACCAAGCAGGACATCTCGTACAATCTGGGCATGGTCGCCCAACACCCCTTCATCTTCGACGGCACGGTCAAGGAAAACCTGCTCTACTCCTGCCGCTCCCTGGCCATGCAGGGCGGGCACTGTCCGGGCGGCGACGAGCCGAGCCTGGACGACCTGATCAAGATCACCCAACAGGTGGGGCTGTTCACCGACGTGCTGGCCTTCGCCCTGCGCTCCCGCCTGGACCCCGAGGCCGACAACCAGACCCTCAAGGAGGCCATCCTGGCCTCGCGCAAGGAGTTCCAGGAGGGCGAGGCGGGCATGTACGCGGACGTGGCCGAGTACATCGAGTTCTTCGACATGGAGTCCTACTCGCAGTACATGACCGTGGCCGAGAACATCGCCTTCGGCGCGGCCAACATGGAGCCGTTCGACCAGGAGCACCTGCACGTCCACCCCGAGTTCCAGACGTTCCTCGAAAACCACGGGCTGAGCGCGCACCTGACCGTCCTGGGCGAGACCCTGGCCCGCGTGGTCACGGACGAGCTCGGTCCGGAGCCCTCCCACGAGGACTTCCGCAACAGCCCCATCCCCGAGGCCGAGTACGGCGACTACCAGAAGGTCGCCAACCGGCTGGATTCGGGCGAGCCCCTGTCCGAGCAGGAACAGGGACTGATCATCAAGCTGGCCATGGGCTACATCCCCGGCATCCACAAGCAGGTGATCCTGGACAAAGGGTTCGCCAACCGTGTGGTCCGTTCGCGCCAGGATTTCATGGACCTGGTCACCGAGCGATACCCCGACGCCTTTACCTTCTTCACCCATGACAAGTACATCGATGCCCTGAACATCCAGGACAACATCCTGTTCGGCCGCGTGCGCACCGACGCCCAGGGCGCCGAAGAGGAACTGAACCACCGGATCATGCAGGCGTTGATCATGCAGGGCGCACTCGAACCCGTGGTGGAGATGGGCATGAACTTCCAGGTGGGCTCCATGGGCGACCGGCTGTCCGGCGGCCAGCGCCAGAAGGTGGCCCTGGCCCGGACCTTCCTCAAGGTCCCGCCCGTGCTCATCCTGGACGAGGCCACGGCCGCCCTGGACAACAAGTCCCAGGCCCGGGTGCAGAACATCCTGACCACCAACTGGAAGGGCAAATCCACGGTCCTGGCGGTCATCCACCGCCTGGACATGCTCCCCTATTACGACAAGGTCGTGGTCCTCAAGGCCGGCCGCATCGTGGAACAGGGCGAATACCAGGAACTCCTGGACAGCAAGGGGGCGCTCTACACTCTGGTTCACGGCAAGGAAGACTGA
- a CDS encoding SpoIIE family protein phosphatase, giving the protein MKISLRLKFFAVLLAFSLAPIFISRGIMGRASEDVIKETGDQTRRELLDIVSNEFEYTASSLLALLERSSESMRLAAIGVAHEVDGVLKKTPPAKGPVPFLSNDFGDPDLTPPDAARRQGYSRRTMGNGQQLIQVSFDHPTFHLPAGVDERAVEPEMRRLLQASDGIKTIFQNLPEAPFWINVTLESGVMMTYPGHGRLPLRYDARQQEWYKKIRTADSFQWFHSVDPASRFIVSKVAFPLRGASGRFRGAVSIDIPAHSMMPDEKLEARWGGEVRTFLVERIPEGQPTDKGLPILVQLEPNEQGRRHWTTAVEQKRLTFDEPVGYEILLHALDTRETGVVDVSFEGKPSLCAFASTASVSFLVIAPKTVVAKLPDEVGSSLQNLFTEMRVLSSVISGVMLLITGLIAWFGSRAITRPLFSIVEVAQRLTQGDFSAHIDNRTGDERDDLIQSINEMGPKLKELMHLNRDMEVAQEVQRLLLPGAEPDLSGFDISGGILYCDKTGGDYYDFLKVCRGEPPCLAVVVGDVSGHGIPSALVMAAARGQLHTLSDIEMAPHERMGAINRVLARDLDGTGRFLTLFYLQLKADSGRVLWVRAGHDPAIRYNPDTAEFGELHGEGLPLGVVEDYAYATNEAMLAEGEILVMATDGVWEARNAEGEMFGKKRMLAIIRENAHKSAEGIRLAMMAAVEAFQGNGQEDDIAVVVVKKGTGGTDMARHSISFRMTNKENCFKCFQPKVEAFGTAYGLHSKIIFHLTLVLDELITNIISYGYADFDEHPIDVTIALQGDRLTIRVEDDSEPFNILEAPEPELDLPLDERAKPVGGLGIHLIKNMVHGIHYKRENGKNVLTLHKNISKTHCPVQG; this is encoded by the coding sequence ATGAAGATATCCCTCAGATTAAAATTCTTTGCGGTGCTCCTGGCCTTTAGCCTGGCGCCCATCTTCATCTCGCGCGGGATCATGGGCCGGGCCTCCGAGGACGTCATCAAGGAGACCGGAGACCAGACCCGGCGCGAGCTTTTGGACATCGTCTCCAACGAGTTCGAGTACACGGCCTCTTCCCTGCTCGCCCTGCTGGAGCGCAGCTCCGAGTCCATGCGGCTGGCCGCCATCGGCGTGGCCCACGAGGTGGACGGCGTCCTGAAAAAGACCCCGCCCGCCAAGGGGCCGGTGCCGTTCCTGTCCAACGACTTCGGCGATCCGGACCTGACCCCGCCCGACGCGGCCCGGCGGCAGGGCTACTCCCGGCGGACCATGGGCAACGGGCAGCAGCTCATCCAGGTCAGCTTCGACCACCCCACCTTTCATCTGCCCGCCGGCGTGGATGAGAGGGCCGTGGAGCCCGAGATGCGCCGCCTGCTCCAGGCCTCGGACGGCATCAAGACCATCTTCCAAAACCTGCCCGAGGCCCCGTTCTGGATCAACGTGACCTTGGAGTCGGGCGTGATGATGACCTATCCCGGACACGGCCGGTTGCCGCTCAGGTACGACGCCCGCCAACAGGAATGGTACAAGAAGATCCGGACGGCGGATTCCTTCCAGTGGTTTCACAGTGTGGACCCGGCCAGCCGCTTCATCGTCTCCAAGGTGGCCTTCCCCCTGCGGGGCGCGTCCGGCCGCTTCCGCGGGGCCGTGTCCATCGATATCCCGGCCCACTCCATGATGCCGGACGAGAAGCTCGAGGCCCGCTGGGGGGGCGAGGTGCGCACCTTCCTGGTGGAGCGCATCCCCGAGGGACAGCCCACGGACAAGGGGCTGCCCATCCTGGTCCAGTTGGAGCCCAACGAGCAGGGCCGCCGCCACTGGACGACCGCGGTGGAGCAGAAGAGGCTGACCTTTGACGAGCCCGTGGGCTATGAGATCCTGCTCCATGCCCTGGACACCCGCGAGACCGGCGTGGTGGACGTCTCCTTCGAGGGCAAGCCGTCCCTGTGCGCCTTCGCCTCCACCGCGAGCGTGTCGTTTCTGGTCATCGCGCCCAAGACCGTGGTCGCCAAGCTGCCCGACGAGGTCGGCTCCTCCCTGCAGAACCTGTTCACCGAAATGCGCGTCCTGTCCTCGGTCATCTCCGGGGTCATGCTGCTGATTACCGGGCTCATCGCCTGGTTCGGCTCGCGGGCCATCACCCGGCCTCTCTTCAGCATCGTCGAGGTGGCCCAGCGGCTGACCCAGGGCGATTTCAGCGCACACATCGACAACCGCACCGGGGACGAGCGCGACGACCTCATCCAGTCCATCAACGAGATGGGGCCCAAGCTCAAGGAACTCATGCACCTGAACCGGGACATGGAGGTGGCCCAGGAGGTCCAGCGGCTGCTGCTGCCCGGCGCGGAGCCGGATTTGTCCGGGTTCGACATCTCGGGCGGCATCCTCTATTGCGACAAGACCGGCGGCGACTACTACGATTTTCTGAAGGTCTGCCGAGGAGAGCCTCCCTGTCTGGCGGTGGTCGTGGGCGATGTGTCCGGCCACGGCATCCCTTCGGCCTTGGTCATGGCTGCGGCCAGGGGCCAGCTGCATACCCTGTCCGACATCGAGATGGCCCCGCACGAACGGATGGGCGCCATCAACCGGGTGCTCGCGCGCGACCTGGACGGCACCGGGCGGTTCCTGACCCTGTTCTATCTCCAGCTCAAGGCGGACTCGGGCCGGGTACTCTGGGTCCGGGCCGGGCACGATCCGGCCATCCGGTACAACCCCGACACGGCCGAGTTCGGCGAGCTGCACGGCGAGGGCCTCCCGCTGGGCGTGGTCGAGGACTATGCCTACGCGACCAACGAAGCCATGCTCGCGGAGGGCGAGATCCTGGTCATGGCCACGGATGGGGTGTGGGAAGCGCGCAATGCCGAGGGCGAAATGTTCGGCAAGAAGAGAATGCTTGCCATCATCCGGGAGAACGCCCATAAAAGTGCTGAGGGGATTCGCCTGGCCATGATGGCTGCGGTGGAGGCCTTTCAGGGCAACGGCCAGGAGGACGACATCGCCGTCGTCGTGGTCAAGAAGGGAACAGGCGGCACGGACATGGCTCGGCATTCCATCTCCTTTCGCATGACCAACAAGGAAAACTGCTTCAAGTGCTTCCAGCCCAAGGTGGAAGCCTTCGGCACGGCATACGGCCTGCACTCCAAGATCATCTTCCACCTCACCCTGGTCCTGGACGAGTTGATCACCAACATCATCTCCTACGGATACGCCGACTTCGACGAGCACCCCATCGACGTGACCATCGCGCTTCAGGGCGACCGGCTGACCATCCGCGTGGAGGACGATTCCGAGCCCTTCAACATTCTCGAGGCCCCGGAGCCCGAGCTGGACCTGCCCCTGGACGAACGCGCCAAGCCCGTGGGCGGCCTGGGCATCCACCTGATCAAGAACATGGTGCACGGCATCCATTACAAACGAGAAAACGGCAAGAACGTCCTGACCCTGCACAAGAACATCAGCAAGACCCACTGCCCGGTGCAGGGCTAG